The proteins below come from a single Solea senegalensis isolate Sse05_10M linkage group LG2, IFAPA_SoseM_1, whole genome shotgun sequence genomic window:
- the LOC122765066 gene encoding F-box only protein 47-like, whose product MDMMRKDSRKVKRTLYPTKTIMTRSQCLTSSGYFHRLPAEVFHMILDKVSVLELSVFSMVSKEISRCVMDYISTLAWRKKMITQNHSSCLEQGSTNGPFRNLGLLFKRCTLFLPAKEKLKFIFSQLSKIPCFMLEQCLVPNCSGFARCGVFLQTLTAQWDELECHRVFNFLWEHTNLLQKIETVIYAKPGTRWYQELQLRSFCRQVLLDPRQNQPSECQFWLMQLLKPWPIVSQARLLFILYGPLMPEGTLVWQDLVERGLSHGALWDLATSFLLLIGKREVKGWTSNSMLAILEELIVIPQPWHVENVARLLVLCGNTLCYAVLANKALNGRLAEISRLIVFIILVSEKDSYNMSNVVKLVIRICKIFSTSAEKTGFIQQLENMFSEITREFFEVCVAGNHLENREAFQSLCILLDSSARFHTKLILQVPM is encoded by the exons ATGGACATGATGAGGAAAGATTCCAGAAAAGTGAAGAGGACTCTTTATCCAACCAAAACCATCATGACACGCAGCCAGTGTCTCACCAGCTCCGGCTACTTCCACAGGCTCCCAGCAGAGGTGTTCCACATGATACTAGATAAAGTGTCTG tgCTGGAGCTCAGTGTATTTAGCATGGTGTCCAAAGAAATCAGTAGATGCGTTATGGACTACATCTCCACCTTggcctggagaaaaaaaatgatcacCCAAAACCACTCCAGTTGCCTTGAACAGGGATCCACTAATGGACCCTTCAGAAACCTGG GGTTATTATTCAAACGATGTACATTGTTTCTGCCAGCAAAGGAGAAGTTAAAGTTTATCTTCAGCCAACTGTCAAAG ATCCCCTGCTTCATGTTAGAGCAGTGTCTAGTTCCGAATTGCAGTGGCTTTGCCAGGTGTGGTGTCTTCCTCCAG ACTCTAACTGCACAGTGGGATGAGCTGGAGTGTCATAGAGTGTTTAACTTCCTGTGGGAGCACACAAACCTGCTGCAAAAAATTGAGACAGTGATCTATGCAAAACCAG GAACGAGGTGGTACCAGGAGCTGCAGCTCCGTAGTTTCTGCCGTCAGGTTCTGCTGGACCCGAGGCAGAACCAGCCATCAGAGTGTCAGTTCTGGCTAATGCAACTCCTGAAGCCTTGGCCCATTGTCAGTCAGGCTCGCTTGCTGTTCATCCTCTATGGACCGCTGATGCCTGAGG GGACTCTTGTTTGGCAGGACCTGGTGGAGAGAGGCCTGTCCCACGGAGCACTGTGGGACCTGGCCACATCCTTCCTCCTGCTCATTGGCAAAAGAGAAGTCAAAGGCTGGACCAGCAACTCAATGCTGGCAATCCTGGAAGAGCTTATTG TCATTCCTCAGCCCTGGCATGTGGAGAACGTGGCTCGTCTCTTGGTGTTGTGTGGCAACACTCTCTGCTACGCTGTTCTGGCCAACAAAGCCCTGAACGGACGACTCGCTGAGATCTCCAGACTCATCGTCTTCATCATACTG GTGTCTGAGAAGGACAGCTATAACATGAGCAATGTGGTGAAGTTGGTGATACGGATCTGCAAGATCTTTAGCACGTCTGCAGAAAAGACCGGCTTCATCCAACAACTGGAGAACATGTTCTCAGAAATCACCAGGGAGTTCTTCGAGGTTTGTGTAGCAG GGAACCACCTTGAAAACCGGGAGGCTTTCCAGAGCCTGTGTATCCTCTTGGACTCCAGTGCTCGTTTCCACACTAAACTCATCCTTCAGGTGCCAATGTAA